A genomic stretch from Mastacembelus armatus chromosome 7, fMasArm1.2, whole genome shotgun sequence includes:
- the gpr157 gene encoding G-protein coupled receptor 157, whose amino-acid sequence MANGNHTVVYFSEQVVVLFSCGLSLLGSSLIILTYVIWPDLRTAPRKLLVYLSVSDLLSAASYAYGVWRAFRTDSLDCVVQGAISTFANTSSFFWTVAIAVYLYVFIVRSSQRVADSLELIFHLVSWGVPLIITTAGVCLKKIGYDASEVSVGWCWVRISAPDHILWMLLTGKIWEFLAYITLPVLYILIKRHIHIAHAALSEYRPILPNRPLSHSTSLADMKLTLIPIIFIILRIWSTVRFILLLAGSSARQSPVLVTLHGIGNTLQGAANCIMFVLFTQPIRARLCATLCCCSKHRAETQHSHDAPHRLLPGGDTLTHRDEDSTSRAQAET is encoded by the exons ATGGCGAACGGGAATCACACGGTTGTTTACTTTTCGGAACAGGTGGTCGTTTTGTTTTCGTGCGGCTTATCTTTGCTGGGCTCCTCTCTGATCATCCTCACTTATGTAATTTGGCCAGATTTGAGGACAGCTCCGAGGAAACTCTTGGTCTACCTCTCGGTGTCTGACCTGCTGTCCGCCGCCTCCTACGCCTACGGAGTCTGGAGGGCTTTCCGCACCGACTCGCTGGACTGCGTCGTTCAGGGGGCGATCTCCACTTTCGCCAACACAAGCTCTTTTTTCTGGACCGTGGCCATCGCCGTCTATCTTTATGTTTTCATCGTGAGGTCCAGCCAAAGAGTCGCCGACAGTCTGGAGCTGATTTTCCACCTCGTCAG TTGGGGTGTCCCTCTGATTATCACGACAGCAGGCGTCTGCCTGAAAAAGATCGGCTACGATGCATCCGAGGTGTCGGTGGGCTGGTGCTGGGTCAGGATCAGCGCTCCTGACCACATCCTGTGGATGCTGCTGACTGGAAAGATTTGGGAGTTTCTCGCTTATATCACCCTCCCTGTCCTCTACATCCTCATCAAGAGACACATCCATATAGCG CATGCCGCCCTCTCCGAGTACCGTCCCATTTTGCCGAACAGGCCTCTGTCCCACTCCACCTCCTTGGCTGATATGAAGCTAACACTCATTCCCATTATCTTCATCATCCTGCGCATATGGAGCACAGTGCGCTTTATATTGCTGCTAGCCGGCTCCTCGGCCAGACAGAGCCCAGTGCTGGTCACTCTACAT GGTATTGGCAACACCTTGCAGGGAGCAGCCAACTGCAtcatgtttgtgctgtttacTCAGCCGATCCGTGCACGCCTCTGCGCCacgctctgctgctgctccaagCATCGAGCAGAGACGCAACACTCCCATGATGCCCCTCACAGGCTGCTGCCAGGAGGGGACACCTTGACACACAGAGATGAAGACAGCACCAGCCGAGCCCAGGCTGAGACATGA
- the slc2a5 gene encoding solute carrier family 2, facilitated glucose transporter member 5: MAKHEECVKPVERSGRLTAVLALATLISAFGSSFQYGYNVAVINSPSPYMQRFYNTTYLERYDRPMEENLLTLLWSLSVSMYPLGGLFGSLMVAPLVNKLGRKGTLLFNNIFSIVPAVMMGVSEVAKSYEIIIVSRFIVGICAGLSSNVVPMYLGELSPKNLRGALGIIPQLFITIGILSAQVLGIRNILGNSTGWTLMLGLTGIPAVIELLLLPFFPESPRYMLIQRGDEKSAKKALQRLRGSDNVDAELWEMRLEDQSEKAEGRLSVLTLLSQRSLRWQLVSIVVMNMGQQLSGVNAIYYYADSIYATAGVKQNDIQYVTVGTGAVNVFMTIAAVFIVEATGRRLLLLCGFGICCGACVLLTVALYFQESVTWMPYVSIACVIIYVIGHAIGPSPIPYVVTTEMFRQSARPAAFMVAGSVHWLSNFTVGLVFPFMERGLGSYSFIIFSFICLVTLIYILLVVPETKGKTFLEICQMFAKRNKVEIKLGDGDLPLKESKESLQDAVKVTAF, translated from the exons ATGGCCAAGCATGAGGAATGTGTAAAGCCTGTGGAGAGGAGCGGG AGATTAACCGCAGTACTTGCACTGGCAACACTTATATCAGCATTTGGTTCTTCCTTCCAGTATGGATATAATGTGGCTGTGATCAACTCTCCTTCGCCG TACATGCAGCGTTTCTATAACACCACCTACCTGGAGCGTTACGACAGACCGATGGAGGAGAACCTCCTGACTCTGCTGtggtctctctctgtgtccatgTACCCACTAGGAGGCCTATTTGGCTCTCTGATGGTGGCGCCTCTGGTCAACAAACTGGGGAG GAAGGGCACCCTCCTCTTCAACAACATCTTTTCCATCGTCCCTGCTGTGATGATGGGAGTCAGTGAGGTTGCCAAGTCTTATGAGATCATCATTGTGTCTAGGTTTATCGTGGGCATCTGTGCAG GTCTCTCATCCAACGTGGTGCCCATGTATCTGGGCGAACTCTCTCCGAAGAACCTGAGGGGAGCCCTTGGCATCATACCACAACTCTTCATCACCATTGGCATCCTCAGTGCTCAAGTGCTAGGAATCAGAAACATACTGGGCAACAGCACAG GTTGGACCCTCATGCTGGGTTTGACTGGTATTCCTGCTGTGATAGAGCTTCTCTTGCTGCCCTTCTTCCCAGAGAGCCCCAGGTACATGCTCATTCAGAGGGGAGATGAGAAATCTGCAAAGAAag CGCTGCAGCGTCTACGTGGCTCGGACAACGTGGATGCAGAACTGTGGGAGATGCGTCTGGAGGACCAGTCAGAGAAAGCAGAGGGCCGCCTGTCTGTGCTCACCCTGCTGTCCCAGCGTTCTCTTCGCTGGCAGCTGGTCTCCATCGTCGTCATGAATATGGGTCAGCAGCTGTCAGGGGTCAATGCG ATCTACTACTATGCTGATAGTATATATGCCACTGCAGGAGTCAAGCAGAATGACATCCAGTACGTCACCGTGGGAACAGGAGCGGTGAATGTCTTCATGACCATAGCTGCT GTCTTCATCGTGGAGGCCACAGGACGGCggctgctcctcctctgtggtTTTGGGATCTGCTGTGGCGCCTGTGTGCTGCTCACTGTCGCTCTCTACTTCCAG GAGAGTGTGACATGGATGCCCTACGTCAGCATCGCCTGTGTCATCATCTACGTCATAGGACATGCCATAGGACCCA GTCCCATTCCTTATGTAGTGACCACGGAGATGTTCAGGCAGTCAGCCAGACCAGCTGCCTTCATGGTCGCAGGTTCCGTCCACTGGCTCTCCAACTTCACTGTCGGCCTAGTCTTCCCCTTCATGGAG aGAGGCCTGGGATCCTACAGCTTTATCATTTTTTCCTTCATCTGTCTTGTCACGCTGATCTACATTTTGCTGGTGGTCCCAGAAACCAAGGGCAAGACCTTCCTGGAGATCTGCCAGATGTTCGCCAAGAGGAACAAAGTGGAGATCAAACTGGGGGATGGGGATTTACCACTGAAAGAGAGCAAAGAGAGCCTGCAGGATGCAGTGAAGGTCACAGCCTT